One part of the Prosthecobacter vanneervenii genome encodes these proteins:
- a CDS encoding sigma-70 family RNA polymerase sigma factor, with protein sequence MPAAAATDPGEVSDIDLVKRSQAGDTRAFDTLVTRYRGRIYAMTYHLIQNETEAWDLAQEAFIKAWRALPTFKHDAGFYTWLYRIAHNVCYDWLRKKKIQGDGEFDDERSEHRVAVGAEAAPKSDLAPDAAMSNAELGSRIRAAIAKLSPEHRQVIVLREVEGMAYEEIAALIPCSLGTVMSRLFYARKKLQELLHDVYENSH encoded by the coding sequence ATGCCTGCCGCAGCCGCGACTGATCCTGGCGAAGTCTCTGACATCGACTTGGTCAAACGTAGCCAAGCAGGCGACACGCGAGCATTTGACACCCTTGTCACTCGCTACCGTGGGAGGATCTACGCCATGACTTACCACCTCATCCAGAACGAAACCGAGGCCTGGGACCTCGCCCAGGAGGCCTTCATCAAGGCCTGGCGAGCCCTGCCAACGTTCAAGCACGATGCGGGGTTTTACACCTGGCTTTACCGGATCGCGCACAATGTGTGCTATGACTGGCTGCGGAAGAAAAAGATCCAGGGCGATGGTGAATTTGACGATGAGCGCTCCGAGCACCGTGTGGCTGTAGGTGCCGAGGCCGCTCCCAAAAGTGATCTGGCGCCCGATGCTGCCATGAGCAATGCCGAACTAGGCAGCCGAATCCGTGCCGCTATCGCCAAGCTTTCGCCCGAACACCGGCAGGTCATCGTCCTGCGCGAGGTGGAAGGGATGGCCTATGAAGAAATCGCCGCCCTCATCCCCTGCTCTCTTGGAACTGTGATGTCCCGGCTCTTCTACGCTCGTAAAAAACTTCAAGAACTCCT